CTACGACGTGGCCGAGGGCGCGATCCTGCTCGACGGCCAGGACATCCGCTCGTTCGCGGTGGCCGACTATCGCCGCAATATCGGCCTGGTGCTGCAGGAACCCTTCCTGTTCTTCGGCACCATCGCAGACAATATCGCCTACGGCAAGCCGCATGCGACGCGCGAAGAGATCATCGCGGCGGCGCGCGCCGCCCACGCCCATGAATTCATCCTGCGCCTGCCGCAGGGCTACGATTCGATGGTGGGCGAGCGCGGCCAGGGCCTGTCGGGCGGCGAGCGCCAGCGCATCTCGATCGCGCGCGCGCTGCTGATCGATCCGCCGATCCTGATCCTGGACGAAGCCACGTCGTCGGTGGACTCGGAAACCGAGAAAGAGATCCAGAAGGCGCTCGACAATCTGGTGCAGGGCCGCACCACGATCGCCATCGCGCACCGCCTGTCCACCCTGCACCGGGCCGACCGCCTGGTGGTGCTGGACCGCGGCGTGGTGGTCGAAGAAGGCAATCACGATGAATTGATGGCGCGCGAAGGCGCCTACCACCGGTTGTACGAGGCGCAGGCGCGCAACGTGGACCAGGACCTGGACGACAAGGACGCATGATGCAAGCACCGACCATCCCCTTCCAGCTGCGCCGCGACAGCTTCGGCAAGCTGGTGATCACCCTCGAAAACGGGGAAGAGTGGGTCGGCGTGACGCCGGTGCGCGCCTTCCCGATCCAGGCCCCGACCAGGGGAATCTCGCTGGTGCGCGACGGCGGCAAGGAAGTCGCCTGGATCGACGACCTGGACGAGGTTCCCGAGGCTGTCCGCGCCTTGATCGGCGAAGAGATCGAAGGCCGCGAATTCATCCCCGAGATCCTGGCGATCAAGGACGTGTCGAGCTTCGCTACGCCGTGCACCTGGACGGTGAAGACCGACCGCGGCGACACCGAGTTCGTGCTCAAGGTCGACGAGGACATCCGCCGTATCGGCGAGGCGTCGCTGCTC
This portion of the Telluria beijingensis genome encodes:
- a CDS encoding DUF1854 domain-containing protein, whose product is MMQAPTIPFQLRRDSFGKLVITLENGEEWVGVTPVRAFPIQAPTRGISLVRDGGKEVAWIDDLDEVPEAVRALIGEEIEGREFIPEILAIKDVSSFATPCTWTVKTDRGDTEFVLKVDEDIRRIGEASLLIADNHGINFLVRDMFRIDKHSRKILDRFL